A window of Bos taurus isolate L1 Dominette 01449 registration number 42190680 breed Hereford chromosome 19, ARS-UCD2.0, whole genome shotgun sequence contains these coding sequences:
- the LOC514507 gene encoding cyclin-G1-like, producing the protein MIEVLTTTDSQKLLHQLNALLEQELRCQPKVCGLRLIESTHDNGLRMTARLRDLEVKDLLSLTQFFGFDTETFSLAVNLLDRFLSKMRVQPKHLGCVGLSCFYLAVKSTEEERNVPLATDLIRISQYKFTVSDLMRMEKIVLEKMCWKVKATTAFQFLQLYYSLLQENMPHERKSSLNFERLEAQLKACYCRIIFSKAKPSVLALSIIALEIQAQKYIELTEGVERLQKHPKISGRDLTFWQELVSKCLAEYSSNKCARPNVQKLKWIVEMDCFRVYCKATEA; encoded by the coding sequence ATGATAGAGGTACTGACAACAACTGACTCTCAGAAACTGCTACACCAGCTGAATGCCCTGTTGGAACAGGAGTTGAGATGTCAGCCAAAGGTCTGCGGCTTGAGACTAATTGAATCTACACATGATAATGGCCTTAGAATGACTGCAAGACTGAGGGACTTGGAAGTAAAAGATCTTCTTAGTCTAACTCAGTTCTTTGGCTTTGACACAGAGACATTTTCTCTAGCTGTGAATTTACTGGACAGATTCCTGTCTAAAATGAGGGTACAGCCCAAGCACCTTGGGTGTGTTGGACTAAGCTGCTTCTATCTGGCTGTAAAATcaacagaagaggaaaggaatGTCCCATTGGCAACTGACTTGATCCGAATAAGCCAGTACAAGTTCACAGTTTCAGACTTGATGAGAATGGAGAAGATTGTATTGGAGAAGATGTGTTGGAAAGTCAAAGCTACTACTGCCTTTCAGTTTCTACAGCTCTATTACTCACTCCTTCAAGAGAACATGCCACATGAAAGGAAGAGTAGCCTTAATTTTGAAAGACTAGAAGCCCAACTTAAGGCATGCTACTGCAGGATCATATTTTCTAAAGCAAAACCATCTGTGTTGGCATTATCTATCATCGCATTGGAGATCCAAGCACAGAAGTATATAGAGTTAACAGAAGGAGTAGAACGTCTTCAGAAACATCCCAAGATCAGTGGCAGAGATTTGACTTTCTGGCAAGAGCTTGTATCCAAGTGTTTAGCTGAATATTCATCGAACAAGTGTGCCAGACCAAATGTTCAGAAGTTGAAATGGATTGTTGAAATGGATTGTTTCCGGGTGTACTGCAAGGCAACTGAGGCATAG